The Desulfosoma sp. genome has a segment encoding these proteins:
- the cbiE gene encoding precorrin-6y C5,15-methyltransferase (decarboxylating) subunit CbiE produces MSKDPEKWTPPLIVVVGIGSGPKSCVLEGLAWIERADVLVGGTRHLALFSNHSGEKIPLQGSMKALGERLKDLAHRKRVAILASGDPLFFGIGRFLTESFPPEHFHFVPGPTSLQSLCAAIGLPWENVQVFSLHGRKESSEWMWFLRQGHPVAFLTDKEHGPTWIAERLLHAGFDDLCMIVGEDLGLPSQKISSLNPLDALNMDFSALNVVLLIKPKTEIDPKKETHEMVSGDLTGTAWEPNDPKAWNKTTVLNPTVKPRGKAQAPKLGIPDQAFEHRAGLITKKEVRVLALSLLQLASGHVFWDLGAGSGSVSVEAALLCPLKSVWAVEKVAERAKDIWTNLRRFRCGEIHVIEGEALDVLPRLPDPDRVFVGGSGGILTQLLHAVWDRLAPSGRLVVAAVTWQSLQEVEMFSRSQKVNLEALQVQVNRAVPIGSSLRFESLNPVFLCAMEKAESIDNV; encoded by the coding sequence ATGTCTAAAGACCCCGAAAAATGGACACCTCCCCTCATTGTCGTTGTGGGCATTGGTTCCGGTCCCAAGAGTTGTGTTCTGGAAGGTCTTGCTTGGATTGAGCGAGCGGATGTTTTGGTGGGAGGAACCCGGCATTTGGCCTTGTTTTCGAACCATTCCGGAGAAAAGATTCCTCTGCAAGGATCCATGAAAGCTCTTGGAGAAAGGCTGAAGGATTTAGCGCATCGAAAGCGCGTGGCCATTTTGGCTTCTGGAGATCCATTGTTTTTCGGCATCGGAAGATTCTTGACGGAAAGCTTTCCTCCCGAACATTTTCATTTTGTTCCCGGCCCCACGTCTCTGCAAAGCCTGTGTGCCGCCATAGGTCTACCCTGGGAGAATGTGCAGGTCTTCAGCCTTCATGGACGCAAAGAATCCTCGGAATGGATGTGGTTTCTGCGGCAGGGACACCCTGTCGCGTTTTTGACCGACAAAGAACACGGGCCGACATGGATTGCCGAACGATTGCTTCATGCGGGCTTTGATGATCTTTGCATGATCGTTGGGGAAGACTTGGGGCTTCCTTCACAAAAAATTAGCTCCCTGAATCCCCTGGATGCTTTGAACATGGATTTTTCCGCTCTCAACGTGGTGCTCCTTATAAAGCCCAAAACTGAAATCGACCCTAAAAAAGAGACCCATGAAATGGTGTCTGGCGACCTTACGGGTACGGCGTGGGAACCTAATGATCCAAAAGCTTGGAACAAAACAACCGTTCTGAATCCGACGGTGAAGCCCCGGGGCAAGGCACAGGCACCGAAACTAGGTATTCCTGATCAAGCCTTTGAGCACCGTGCGGGTTTGATTACCAAAAAGGAAGTGCGTGTTCTGGCCTTATCGTTGCTTCAGCTTGCTTCAGGGCATGTCTTCTGGGACCTAGGGGCCGGCAGTGGGTCGGTGTCTGTGGAAGCCGCTTTGCTTTGCCCATTAAAAAGTGTGTGGGCGGTGGAAAAGGTTGCGGAACGGGCCAAGGATATTTGGACCAATCTACGGCGATTTCGCTGTGGTGAGATTCACGTGATCGAGGGGGAAGCCCTTGATGTTCTTCCTCGGCTGCCTGATCCGGATCGTGTTTTCGTTGGCGGCTCTGGAGGCATCTTGACCCAGCTTCTTCATGCCGTCTGGGACCGTTTGGCGCCTTCAGGACGCCTTGTGGTAGCCGCCGTGACATGGCAGAGCCTGCAGGAGGTGGAGATGTTCAGCAGATCTCAAAAAGTGAACCTGGAAGCGCTTCAGGTTCAGGTCAATCGAGCGGTTCCCATTGGGTCCTCCTTGCGCTTTGAATCCCTGAATCCCGTATTTTTATGCGCCATGGAAAAGGCGGAATCGATCGACAATGTGTGA
- the cbiD gene encoding cobalt-precorrin-5B (C(1))-methyltransferase CbiD, whose translation MQEKHEGKTDGRPSCRRLRIGFSTGTAMTAAARAALRAILTGTKPSCIAVRLPVGYYLAVPTTVTCLNMTEAQAVVIKDAGDDPDVTDKTPVVVRLELLKPYRTNGKLPTAEKQDFKPGHGLAYIVLSTGGGVGVVTKPGLPVAVGEPAINPTPRAMLVENLSEELNRSSDLERFSTPEVFPAGSVIDADKSSEGTVRLPLPVVPQPLCALTIHVRVSMPQGEHLAPRTLNPRLGILGGLSILGTTGLVKPLSHEAYEETILSAFHVAKAAGSSTVVLSTGGKSEKLARGLLQHEPTEAFVQIADFFAFAVDRAAHMGFSTIVHSVFFGKAVKMASGKPSTHAHKSGMDLNTLVRCGERVGASRSLLDQMIHANTARHALEMLRDAQAHDVVLEVAREALRHSRRFAGTSVPRLRLLLFDYDGSLLADVEDQEAATPPKGS comes from the coding sequence GTGCAGGAAAAACATGAGGGCAAGACCGACGGCCGACCCTCATGCCGCCGGTTGCGAATAGGATTCAGCACAGGAACCGCCATGACCGCGGCGGCACGGGCGGCCTTGCGCGCCATCCTCACGGGGACAAAGCCGTCTTGCATCGCGGTGCGTCTTCCTGTGGGATACTATCTTGCGGTGCCCACCACTGTGACTTGTCTGAACATGACTGAGGCCCAAGCGGTTGTCATCAAGGACGCAGGCGACGACCCGGATGTCACGGACAAGACCCCCGTGGTGGTCCGCCTCGAGCTCCTAAAACCATACCGAACCAATGGCAAACTTCCGACGGCCGAAAAGCAAGACTTTAAACCCGGCCATGGTCTTGCGTACATTGTTCTGAGCACAGGCGGCGGCGTCGGTGTGGTGACCAAGCCGGGGCTTCCCGTAGCCGTGGGAGAACCCGCCATCAACCCCACACCCCGAGCCATGCTGGTGGAAAACCTATCGGAGGAACTCAACCGATCATCGGACCTGGAAAGATTTTCTACCCCAGAGGTTTTCCCTGCGGGTTCCGTGATTGATGCCGATAAATCCTCGGAAGGCACCGTTCGGCTACCCCTGCCTGTTGTTCCCCAACCGCTTTGCGCTTTGACCATCCATGTTCGGGTTTCCATGCCTCAAGGGGAACATTTGGCTCCGCGCACTTTGAATCCTCGATTGGGGATTCTGGGGGGACTTTCCATCTTGGGCACGACAGGATTGGTCAAGCCCTTGTCTCATGAGGCCTATGAAGAAACCATTCTTTCAGCGTTCCATGTGGCCAAAGCGGCCGGCTCCTCGACAGTGGTGTTGAGCACCGGTGGAAAAAGCGAAAAATTGGCCCGAGGATTACTCCAGCACGAACCTACGGAAGCTTTTGTGCAAATCGCCGACTTCTTTGCTTTTGCCGTCGATCGAGCGGCTCACATGGGGTTTTCCACGATTGTGCATAGCGTTTTTTTTGGCAAGGCCGTCAAAATGGCTTCCGGGAAGCCATCCACCCATGCCCACAAATCCGGAATGGACCTGAACACCCTGGTGCGCTGTGGAGAACGTGTGGGAGCTTCCCGAAGCCTTTTAGACCAGATGATCCATGCCAATACGGCGCGTCATGCCCTGGAAATGCTTAGAGATGCCCAAGCTCATGACGTGGTTCTGGAGGTGGCTCGAGAGGCTTTGCGGCATTCTCGCCGATTCGCCGGGACATCGGTTCCCCGATTGCGACTCCTGCTTTTTGACTACGACGGCTCGCTTCTCGCCGACGTCGAGGATCAAGAGGCAGCAACGCCGCCAAAGGGATCTTAA
- a CDS encoding FAD-dependent oxidoreductase has protein sequence MDYVVVIIGAGPAGIFAALTLVEAGLAPVLLVEQGKDLKDRTRWGANDMLCGWGGAGAFSDGKLTLSPEVGGFLSDFVGTAALKELLQEADSIYVRFGAPDRLYGGMTPQVEDLADRARLADLELIPMTVRHIGTENCLIVLERLKQALEKSVRIRTQCQAVRILADAGTVRGVELSDGQIVRCRYVIAAPGRAGAPWMKEQARLLGLPTEASPVDIGVRVELPAVVFKGITDISYESKLIYYTKTFDDKVRTFCMNPYGEVVQERNGSMITVNGHSYAGKKTPNTNFALLVSSAFTEPFDDPIAYGRYIARLANLLGKGVIVQRLGDLMAGRRSTRERLARCLTRPTLLEAVPGDLSYVFPYRHLLGIVEMLQALDKIAPGTASRHTLLYGVEVKFYSHRIQLSKDLETPIRNLFAAGDGAGITRGLLQASVSGMLAARAILQRETSRDDGQG, from the coding sequence ATGGATTATGTGGTGGTGATTATCGGGGCAGGTCCAGCGGGAATCTTTGCCGCCCTCACTCTGGTGGAAGCCGGTCTGGCGCCCGTCCTTCTCGTGGAACAAGGGAAAGACCTTAAGGATCGCACACGATGGGGAGCCAACGACATGTTGTGCGGGTGGGGCGGTGCGGGTGCTTTCAGCGACGGCAAACTCACTCTGTCTCCCGAAGTGGGCGGCTTTCTTTCGGATTTTGTGGGTACAGCGGCCCTCAAAGAACTGCTTCAGGAAGCCGACAGCATCTATGTCCGCTTCGGAGCGCCGGATCGCCTCTACGGGGGCATGACTCCGCAGGTGGAAGATCTGGCCGATCGAGCGCGCCTGGCCGATTTGGAACTTATACCCATGACCGTGCGTCATATCGGCACGGAAAACTGCCTGATTGTTCTAGAACGGCTCAAGCAAGCCCTAGAAAAATCGGTACGAATTCGCACCCAATGTCAAGCCGTACGTATTCTGGCTGATGCAGGTACCGTACGCGGTGTAGAACTTTCCGATGGTCAAATCGTCCGGTGTCGATACGTTATCGCCGCTCCAGGAAGAGCCGGGGCTCCATGGATGAAGGAACAGGCTCGCCTTTTGGGACTTCCCACGGAGGCAAGCCCAGTGGATATCGGCGTGCGCGTGGAATTGCCGGCCGTTGTCTTTAAGGGAATCACCGACATCAGCTACGAATCCAAGCTTATCTACTACACGAAAACCTTTGACGACAAAGTGCGCACCTTTTGCATGAACCCTTACGGTGAGGTGGTCCAAGAACGAAACGGGTCCATGATTACCGTCAACGGCCACAGTTACGCCGGGAAAAAGACCCCTAACACCAACTTTGCTTTGCTGGTCAGCAGCGCCTTTACGGAACCTTTTGACGATCCCATTGCATACGGCCGCTATATCGCCCGACTGGCCAACCTGCTGGGAAAAGGCGTTATCGTTCAGCGCCTTGGAGACCTCATGGCCGGACGACGCAGCACTCGCGAACGCTTGGCTCGATGCCTGACTCGTCCGACCTTGCTGGAAGCTGTTCCCGGAGATCTGAGCTACGTCTTTCCCTATCGGCATCTGCTAGGTATCGTGGAAATGCTTCAAGCCCTGGACAAGATCGCTCCCGGCACAGCGTCTCGCCACACCCTTCTCTACGGCGTGGAAGTCAAATTCTATTCCCATCGTATTCAACTAAGCAAAGACCTGGAAACCCCGATACGAAACCTGTTCGCCGCCGGAGATGGAGCGGGAATCACTCGAGGGTTATTGCAGGCTTCCGTAAGCGGGATGCTGGCGGCTCGAGCCATTTTGCAACGTGAGACTTCACGCGACGACGGTCAAGGTTGA
- a CDS encoding universal stress protein, whose translation MGHKILVGIDCSANAQRALDYVGNMLRPHDDIHITLFHVLIGPQTDIYPDRDQRELELEKRHRRALRQLEAMQERLVELGVPKDRISLKIQVCPPEENVPNTLLEEQRSGGYQTVVVGRRGMSKREEFLFGSVSSKIIREARECTVWVVQ comes from the coding sequence ATGGGCCATAAGATTCTTGTGGGGATCGATTGCTCCGCCAACGCCCAAAGGGCGTTGGACTATGTGGGAAACATGCTTCGTCCCCACGACGATATCCATATCACCCTTTTTCATGTGCTCATCGGCCCTCAGACTGACATCTACCCGGACAGGGACCAAAGAGAACTGGAATTGGAAAAGCGACACCGCCGCGCCCTTCGACAGCTGGAAGCCATGCAAGAGCGTCTCGTGGAATTGGGCGTACCCAAGGACCGTATCTCTTTAAAAATTCAGGTGTGTCCGCCTGAAGAAAATGTTCCTAACACACTTCTGGAAGAGCAGAGAAGCGGGGGTTACCAGACGGTGGTGGTAGGACGACGCGGCATGAGCAAGCGAGAAGAATTTCTTTTCGGCAGTGTTTCAAGCAAGATTATTCGCGAAGCCCGTGAATGCACGGTTTGGGTGGTCCAGTAA
- a CDS encoding S16 family serine protease: MFPVTFDRHVLEGLPYPDEEDIARVLGVLKIVLERRVLPYFRTRRGTDPRHSALVMDRVCLERLEDDQRVIAPLSLLFKRDTQWVIAIHERLFDYFAFVLPGDSKGLVTEGTDEERRALAFAEFLLRHQMEHLLYPKTAETAVVESDVVFAVEKAQEDPTFYRLLNHILRDEMVGIRGEEYLQLFDAEAQTTATASLVYRMVLRASTWLADLEEKLFSETLTGLDIDCRVQALGECWNRSRQTMLSLVQRTAFLEKLFRGFNTLLEADPAEAPKVLMAFRDRWGLWGLFHELGVPQEEVEHKDGDALFGLFVKHCKDFLQKSGARYAAPPSRPAEPPKPTVGVKSLKDRIEEAKANPAYPPQVIEIIEKNKSLASGASGAKYSELIETLLSIPWKKIKPIKVRVQDFEEGLHRTHYGLDRPKEIICDFFTNLIRRYRQFDLVKAEGWERTGSAFLFVGPPGVGKTSLAISIAQNLGIPYHKISLGGMRDESDLRGHGFTYEGSKPGAIVQGLIKMGCMNGMFILDEADKTEKFAIATLLEILDPEQNHLFHDKYTQTTVDIDLSNCHFVLTANTLETVPPPVANRCEIVFLDRYSVEEKVAIAQHHLIGRLRSRYNILESDIAFPPDEEQELLRHLVREYTYEAGVRDLERLLRTLFFRIQRKELVNGTPRPIWITRQKIKEYLEPPIRPWKISDEDRIGEILALGVNVELGVGSVIPIQATPIRFGSEVPLESPAGYMSLVHATGNIQKVMDESRKVAMTGILQCADALQINIKQVGSPIHLHFMGGSTQKDGPSAGGAIGLALASALSQKPIRRDVAMTGEIDTHGRITAVGGIAIKLEAAADAGCTTCLVPKQNLRGEDSIERLPQALKKELHILTYEEWASVHPPFEYHRHMLQVVAVDHIVQAAEVAFIEKEDLEGIAQCLLPYAEKVRAALISSQKPTQAGLTVFVVKDAMELPLQAIEAIRHHTGLRPAVVCASPCTNAVKERLQRSLKTVPVLSMDPQKEKLKNVLSSFVEKAEIPTDRPVSAVVAPFFFLTQDGIVEEAFQGKRPWSETRFMANNFCVQNAKIKGSKRILNAVMSSLAHGPETVLERCPFLARVRGVWTIDMCFIPEKYRLDIRRAEELLHRALGTWLQAVISEADISAD, translated from the coding sequence ATGTTTCCGGTGACCTTTGACCGTCATGTGCTGGAAGGATTGCCTTATCCTGACGAAGAAGACATTGCGCGCGTTCTCGGTGTGTTGAAAATCGTCCTGGAACGGCGTGTTCTGCCCTATTTTCGCACACGTCGCGGCACGGACCCTCGGCACAGCGCACTGGTCATGGATCGGGTGTGCCTGGAAAGGCTGGAAGACGATCAGAGGGTCATCGCTCCCCTGAGCCTCCTGTTCAAACGCGATACCCAATGGGTCATTGCCATCCACGAAAGACTGTTTGACTACTTCGCCTTTGTGCTTCCCGGGGATTCCAAGGGTTTGGTGACCGAAGGCACGGATGAGGAACGCCGGGCTCTGGCTTTCGCCGAATTCCTGCTTCGACACCAAATGGAACACCTCCTTTATCCCAAAACCGCCGAAACAGCCGTCGTGGAAAGTGATGTGGTTTTCGCTGTGGAGAAAGCCCAGGAGGATCCCACCTTTTATCGGCTTTTGAACCATATTCTTAGGGATGAAATGGTGGGGATCAGAGGTGAAGAATACCTGCAGCTCTTTGACGCCGAAGCCCAGACGACTGCCACCGCTTCCCTGGTCTATCGCATGGTCTTGAGAGCCAGTACATGGCTTGCGGATCTTGAGGAAAAGCTCTTCTCGGAAACGCTCACAGGGCTCGACATAGATTGCCGCGTGCAGGCTCTGGGCGAATGCTGGAACCGCAGCCGCCAAACCATGCTGTCCCTTGTGCAGCGCACAGCTTTTTTGGAAAAACTCTTTCGTGGTTTCAACACACTCCTGGAAGCGGATCCTGCCGAAGCCCCCAAGGTGCTCATGGCCTTTCGAGACCGCTGGGGACTCTGGGGTCTGTTTCACGAACTGGGAGTGCCCCAGGAAGAGGTGGAACATAAGGACGGAGATGCTCTGTTCGGACTTTTTGTTAAGCATTGCAAAGATTTTCTTCAAAAATCAGGGGCTCGATACGCCGCACCACCGTCCAGACCAGCGGAACCCCCCAAGCCCACCGTAGGGGTGAAGAGTCTAAAAGATCGCATCGAGGAAGCTAAAGCGAACCCGGCCTACCCACCTCAGGTCATCGAAATCATCGAAAAAAACAAAAGCCTTGCTTCCGGCGCCAGCGGCGCCAAGTACAGCGAACTGATCGAAACCCTTTTGTCCATTCCCTGGAAAAAGATCAAACCCATCAAGGTGCGTGTCCAAGACTTCGAGGAAGGCTTGCATCGAACTCATTATGGACTGGATCGTCCGAAAGAAATCATCTGCGACTTTTTCACCAATCTGATTCGTCGATATCGCCAATTCGATCTTGTCAAAGCCGAAGGTTGGGAACGTACCGGCAGCGCCTTTCTTTTCGTGGGCCCTCCTGGTGTGGGAAAAACCTCCCTGGCCATTTCCATCGCCCAAAACCTGGGCATTCCCTACCACAAGATTTCTTTGGGCGGCATGAGGGATGAATCGGACCTGCGAGGGCACGGGTTCACTTATGAAGGTTCCAAGCCCGGAGCCATCGTTCAGGGTTTGATCAAGATGGGATGCATGAACGGCATGTTCATCTTGGATGAAGCGGACAAGACGGAAAAATTCGCCATCGCCACTCTTCTGGAAATTCTGGATCCCGAACAAAACCATTTGTTCCATGACAAATACACTCAAACCACGGTGGATATCGACCTCAGCAACTGCCATTTCGTTCTTACCGCCAACACTTTGGAAACCGTTCCGCCTCCCGTGGCCAACCGTTGTGAAATCGTTTTCTTGGACCGTTACAGCGTCGAAGAAAAGGTGGCCATTGCGCAACACCACCTGATCGGGCGTTTGAGATCCCGCTACAATATTCTGGAAAGCGATATCGCCTTTCCTCCCGACGAAGAACAAGAACTGCTGCGCCATCTGGTTCGAGAATACACTTATGAGGCCGGGGTTCGAGATTTGGAGCGCCTTTTGCGGACCCTTTTCTTTCGCATTCAACGTAAAGAACTGGTGAACGGCACCCCTAGACCCATATGGATTACACGACAGAAAATCAAAGAGTACTTGGAACCTCCCATACGTCCTTGGAAAATCAGTGATGAAGACCGTATCGGAGAAATCCTGGCCCTCGGCGTCAATGTGGAACTGGGCGTTGGGTCCGTCATTCCTATTCAGGCGACGCCTATTCGCTTCGGATCGGAAGTTCCTCTGGAAAGCCCGGCGGGATACATGAGTCTGGTGCATGCCACGGGGAACATTCAAAAAGTCATGGATGAAAGCCGAAAAGTGGCCATGACCGGTATTCTTCAGTGCGCCGATGCCTTGCAAATCAATATCAAGCAGGTAGGCTCCCCGATTCATCTTCACTTCATGGGCGGATCCACGCAAAAAGACGGCCCGTCGGCGGGAGGAGCCATCGGCTTGGCTTTGGCTTCGGCGTTGTCCCAAAAGCCTATTCGCAGGGACGTGGCCATGACGGGGGAAATCGATACCCATGGAAGAATCACGGCGGTCGGAGGGATCGCCATCAAGTTGGAAGCCGCGGCCGATGCCGGGTGCACCACGTGCCTGGTTCCCAAACAAAATCTGCGCGGTGAAGACAGCATTGAACGGCTTCCGCAAGCCCTCAAAAAAGAACTGCACATTCTCACTTATGAAGAATGGGCTTCTGTGCATCCGCCCTTTGAATACCATCGTCACATGCTTCAGGTGGTGGCCGTAGACCACATCGTTCAAGCCGCCGAAGTGGCTTTTATCGAAAAGGAAGATTTAGAAGGCATCGCACAGTGTCTTTTGCCTTACGCCGAAAAGGTTCGTGCCGCTTTGATTTCATCGCAAAAGCCCACACAAGCCGGCTTGACTGTGTTTGTGGTCAAAGATGCCATGGAACTGCCCCTTCAAGCGATTGAAGCTATAAGGCACCACACAGGCTTGCGCCCTGCCGTGGTATGTGCGTCACCTTGCACAAACGCCGTCAAAGAGCGCCTGCAGCGATCCTTAAAGACCGTTCCCGTCCTTTCCATGGATCCGCAAAAGGAGAAACTCAAGAACGTGCTTTCCTCTTTTGTGGAAAAGGCGGAAATTCCGACGGATCGTCCCGTATCGGCTGTGGTGGCTCCCTTTTTCTTTCTCACGCAAGACGGCATTGTGGAAGAGGCTTTTCAGGGAAAACGCCCTTGGTCTGAGACGCGTTTCATGGCCAACAATTTCTGTGTGCAAAATGCCAAGATCAAAGGATCCAAAAGGATTTTAAACGCTGTCATGAGCAGCCTGGCCCATGGGCCGGAAACCGTTTTGGAACGTTGCCCGTTCCTCGCCCGCGTGCGGGGTGTCTGGACGATTGATATGTGCTTCATTCCGGAAAAATACAGACTGGATATTCGAAGAGCCGAAGAGCTTCTTCATCGCGCTCTGGGAACCTGGCTTCAAGCCGTCATCTCGGAAGCGGACATCTCGGCGGATTGA